From Methanomassiliicoccales archaeon LGM-RCC1, one genomic window encodes:
- a CDS encoding D-aminoacyl-tRNA deacylase: MARLLVCSEPDLPSANMKESLLRMHEWEDMGSDGRNSYLSNGDTVMVTIPDLHIRHEDLDKEAEAFGIKVDEVIVMSKHSAASGRPALTAHPIGNYHENDFGGKAEAVVKANPALMTDALRRMVSFNDIPDEQLCFEVTHHGPWMEKPTFFIEVGSEEREWGNKHAAEILAKVIDSLEPHEEYPSAIGIGGGHYAPRFTEVALKYKVNFGHMIPNYHLEGRDDEDIVRMIGLAGEATGTKMVYLHGKSMKKAEERRIEGLIESVGYERIKSADLEPL; this comes from the coding sequence GGACATGGGGTCCGATGGCAGGAACTCCTATCTGTCCAACGGGGACACGGTGATGGTGACGATCCCGGACCTGCACATCCGCCACGAGGACCTAGACAAGGAGGCGGAGGCGTTCGGCATCAAGGTGGACGAGGTCATAGTGATGAGCAAGCATTCCGCCGCAAGCGGCAGGCCCGCGCTCACCGCGCATCCGATAGGGAACTACCATGAGAACGATTTCGGAGGGAAGGCGGAGGCCGTCGTGAAGGCCAATCCGGCGCTGATGACCGATGCGCTGAGGAGGATGGTATCATTCAACGACATCCCCGACGAACAGCTGTGCTTCGAGGTCACCCATCACGGCCCGTGGATGGAGAAGCCCACGTTCTTCATCGAGGTGGGCAGCGAGGAGAGGGAGTGGGGCAACAAGCATGCCGCCGAGATCCTCGCGAAGGTGATCGATTCCCTCGAACCCCATGAGGAGTATCCCTCTGCGATAGGCATCGGGGGAGGCCATTACGCCCCGAGGTTCACCGAGGTGGCGCTGAAGTACAAGGTGAATTTCGGACACATGATCCCCAACTACCATCTGGAGGGAAGGGACGATGAGGACATCGTCAGGATGATAGGGCTGGCAGGAGAGGCCACCGGCACTAAGATGGTGTATCTGCATGGGAAATCCATGAAGAAGGCCGAGGAGAGGAGGATCGAGGGCCTGATAGAATCGGTCGGTTACGAGAGGATTAAATCCGCTGATCTGGAGCCTTTGTGA